The Aspergillus luchuensis IFO 4308 DNA, chromosome 6, nearly complete sequence genome segment TGTGGAGGCGCGATGCAAGTCTCAACGTGTCCCGAGTGTGGTGCCCCAGTTGGGGGCCAGAGCCATCAAACGGTCGACGGAGTTACGCGTGCGAATGACTTGGAACAGAGACTAGCAAACTTGACACTTGAATGATGTGAGATTACACAAGGGGATAGTTAAAGGTGTTGGGAATCAAGTGGTTAATTAGCTGTTCTATGTTGTTGATATGTCATCTGTAATGTTGGTGCGCGATAACCCAGATAAGACTGATAAGAGTGATGACACCCTTGCTTATTATTCTCTACCTAGTTAATTCGAATCTATGGAATTTGACGAAtgatatcttataaatcgTGAGTCGTGAAATAGACTTAGGGTGACTCATGTTGGCTCATGTTGATGGCGGATTACTCAATTGCGGGAATCTCTTACCAATCGGGATTACATCACTAACGTTAGTTACGTTCCaataagtataaaataaGCAGCAACCCAACTACAACCACCTACTAGCCATTGCATATTTCCAAGTACATCAACATGACTACCAATCATTCCCACAACATCCTAATTACCGGAGCCTCTGGCTACCTGGGAGGAACTCTCCTTTCCCGCTGGCAAACAGCCCAACTGCCCTCCCACGGCACCCTGTATGCTCTCGTGCGAACCGAGCAACAGAGCCAAGCTGTGCAGCAATACGGCGCTACTCCATTATACATGGGCCTCAATGATGACCAGAACATTATCCAGACCATCGTCGACCATGAAATCTCCATCATTTATTTCCTCATCGACGCCGCCAGCGCCCGCACCCAAGTGCCCATGATCCAGGCATTGGGCCAAGTGCGCGAGCGCACTGGGAAACCCGTCCATTTCTTGCATACTTCTGGTGCTAAGCTATTCAGCAGTCATGCTGGACATCCGACCGATCGTGCATTCTCGGATGCTGATCCAGGACTGTATGAAATGCAGAGGACTGCGAAGCCGTCGCATCCGTGGCTTGGGCCGGTGAGTGCCATCTCTTTTCTGTATCTTCACAATTGTCTATATACTTACTGAGTCTAGGCTTTGGAAGCTAATAACACCGTAATTGCTACGGCAGAAGCAAATGGAGTACGCAGTTACATCTTCATTCCGTGTGTGGTCTACGGACCAGGAGAAGGGTTCGGGAACCGCATCTCCATCCAGACGGTCGCGATTGTCAAGGCAGCCCTCAAGGCAAAGCGTGTGTATCGTGTGGATTCGGGACGGCCTGTATGCATTTATTCCTCGTCTTGTTTTGAATCTCACTCTAGTTCAAGGCTAATGTGGCATAGGTCTGGCCCGTCGCTCATATCCAGGACACCGTCGGTCTGTATCTGGATCTGCTTCGGAAAATGCTCCTAGAGGAAACACTGGATTCGGGTCGACAAGGGTACTACTTGGCTGCGTCGGGCACTGTGGCTTGGGATGATTTGTATAGCGCTATGGCGCAAAGGCTGGCGGAACGAGGAGTAATTGAGGATGCGACGGTGGGGGATGCCAATGATGCTGTCCTAGAGGAGATAGGCGAGGCGCTAAGTCGTCCGAAGGACTTTGTGCCTGTAGAATTGGGCGGAGGGTAAGTTTCCGAAGGATTGATGCTGGCGAATGTACTTGTACTGATGTTGGTAGATGTGTGCTGGATGCGCAGCATGGTCGACAGTTTGGCTGGCGGCCGCGGTATAGCCCCGAGCATGCTCTCACCACGGCAAAGGACGAGGTAGATTGGATCTTGGAGCATCTAGACCGGAGTTAAAAGGTGTTGACACTATGATATGAGCGATTGACCAAGAGTGCTTGAGGGGATGTACATAGTATTGGTTATGATACTGTTATTACATATAAACTAAAGAATTTGAATACGATATCTATAACCTCAAACAGCCGAGAAGGATTCGGAAATATACACTAAAGGGTACGCCACAAGGTAGCCAGAGTGTGACTGTGTCAGCCATCATTCTAGGCCTTGGAAAGATCCCCTCTCATGCGATCATAGTTGACCACAGCCTCCAGCAGTGTCTGAGTACCGAGAGCACTACATATAAGAGTCAGAAACAATATTAACCACGACAACGACGCACACTTACCAATGAGACGGGCTACAATACTCCTCAGGATGATGGCTGACACCCTCCTTGCATGGCACAAAGATCATCGCCGTGGGACAATGCCGACTAGTATAAACACTATCATGACCGGCTCCGCTAGTCAGTTGCATCCACTGGTCCTTTCCAACCAGCTGTGTGGCTGCATCTTGGATAGCGGTGATGCAGTGCTCGTCGAATTTGACAGCCGCAGAATCCGTGTCCAGCGTCCAGTCCAGCGAGACGCCCTTGCCGTCCTCCTGCGCAATCTCAGCAAACGCTTGCAGACATTCGTCCTGCACCGCGTGCACTACAGCGTCCTGGGGATGGCGGATGTCCAGGGTGAAGGTCACTTCGGAGGCAACCGTGTTGGTGGAGGAACTGCGCGGCAGCTTCATCACGCCCGTGGAGGCGAGTCCGCCATGTCGCTTGGCAATGGCGTTGGAGGCCACGATCATCTTTGATGCAGCAAGAACGGGATCCCGGCGTGCTGCCAGGGGGGTCGTGCCGGTATGGGCATCACGACCACCCACCGTGATGGTGAACCACCGGTATCCCTGCGCTCCACGTACGACACCTACAGACTTGCCCGCCTCCTCGAGTATAGGTCCCTGTTCGATGTGGAGCTCGAAATGAGCGCCCAGAGGGTATCCAGTCGCTGGATCATGGGAGCAGGCCACTGAACCGAGGAAGCCGTGGCGCTCCAACTCTGAACGCAGGGTCACGGCCGGGTTAAAGATGTCTGTCAGTCCCCAAGTTTTCTCGAGGGGGATTTCCCCAGCCCAGACACCGGAGGAGCACATGGACTTGGGGAACCGAGCACCTTCCTCGCTGTGTGCCAGCGGTTAGAACGATGGTGTAACATCAACGGGTACGCAGGAGTTAGACATACTTGGTCCAGTTAACCAATCCGATGTCAAAGTTGGTTCGGAATCCATTCTCCTTCATAGTGCGCAAGACCTCCAGGGCCGCGAGGACACCCAGAATCCCGTCATAGCGACCCCCCCTAGGCTGAGTGTCAAGATGGCTGCCCATCGCTGTCATGGGCGCGGGTGATCCCAAGGATCCACGCTGTCTCGCAAACATATTGCCCATCTGGTCGACCGTAACTGTGCAATCCAGTTTCTCAACTTCTTCGCGCAGCCAACGGCGCACCTTGGCATCATCTTCGGTCAGGCAGAGTCGAGCCATGCCGGTCTCTGTCGGTCCTCTGCCATTCCGCCGTCAGCTTGAATATTCCATCTCAAAGACTGGCGAATTTTCTAACGGGCGCATAACTTACTCGCCATAACGATGGGCAGCTCCCCATTCACATGTTTGATGGAGAGTCTCCATGAGGCGATCTGAGTTGATACGGAGCCCTGAACCCGACGCGGTGGATAGCCAGCGGCGCGAGGCCGGGCGCGACAACTGGCGGGTAAGTGTACGGCCAAACATCGTCGGGGCGTAGAGGCGCAGCTGTGATTTACTGGGTTCTACCAGTTTGCTGGTAAAGCTCGAGTCTTATATACGCAGACGACATACATTGCTTTCGGAAATGGGGAGGAATTGAGTTTTCGGGTATGTCCTTGCGCCTTCTGGGGACAAGTGAAAAGTGAGGATTTGTCGCGAGAGGGCGCATCCCTTCTCGGCAACCGGGAATGAAggtctcttttctccccgcCCGTTATATATGGAATGGCACCATCCAGTCAGTGGGATAGATGAGAATTCAAAAAGAAATCTCATCATAATGTCCACTTTTCGCAGGCCGATCTACGTGAATCCCAGCTCGTCCACGACCACCTCGGCGGCCTCCCCGGGGGCGCTGGCCTTCCACCAACAATTCCCCGGCTATGCGCCGAGTCCGCTGGTGCCGCTGCCCGCTGTGGCTGAGGAACTAGGAGTGCGTGCTGTCTACCTCAAGCAGGAGAGCAACCGCTTCGGTTTACCCTCTTTTAAAGTCTTGGGGGCCTCCTGGGCCATCTACCAGGCCATCCGCTCGTTTGTACAGTTACCAGAGGGTACACCACTTGGCACCTTGATCGAGCGGGTGCGCGCACAGTCCGCGCCCATTACCCTGCTCGCGGCCACTGAGGGCAACCATGGCCGTGCTGTGGCCCGCATCGCCCGGCAGATGTCGCTCCAATGTCACATCTACGTCCCGTGCACAATGCACGCCTACACTCAGGAAAAGATCCGCTCCGAGGGAGCCGAAGTCAAAGTGGTGGACGGGGACTATGACCACGCCGTCGAGACCGCTGCCACGGCCGCCAACCAAATGTCCCAGGGCATCCTGGTGCAGGATACGGCGCTAGAAGGCTACGAAGAGATCCCGGcctgggtggtggagggctATGCCACCTTGCTCCAGGAAGCCGACGCCCAGCTCCACGCCCTGGGCCTGCAGAACAGCCTCGTCGTGGCCCCGGTGGGCGTGGGCTCCTTCGCGGAAGCTGTCGCCACATACTATAAGTCGCGCGACACGCCCGCCACCGTCGTAGCCGTGGAGCCGGATACAGCGCCTAGCCTGACGCACAGCTTGCAACAAGGCCATCCAAGCTCCGTCACGACTAGTCCCAGCATCATGGCCGGCATGAACTGCGGCACGGTATCGTCCGCCGCCTGGCCCCTGTTGCGGCAGCTAGTCGACGTTAGTCTCACCATTTCGGACTGGGAGAGCCACTGCGCCGTGCAAGACCTGGCTGCCCAATCCATCGACTCCGGTCCTTGTGGTGCTGCTTCCCTGGCTGCCATCCGCCGGCTGAAGGCGGAGGCTTCACCGACCTCgactttcttttccccagaTTCCgtcatcctgctcctcagCACGGAGGGCTCTCGCCCCTACGAGGTCCCAATGGATGTCTCCGTGGATGATCCGGTGGCACTGACACAGGTGCTCACGCGGATCAACTCCTCCAATCTCACGTTGTCCAAGACACAGGGCGCCGGAGAAACGGCCATCACCAACTACCTCTGTGCCTGGTTCGCCCATCGCGCCATCGAGCACCATCGCATCGAGACGGCGCCCGGACGACCTTCGGTGGTGGGCATCATCCGCGGCTCCGGCGGGGGAGCGTCCGTCATGTTGAACGGACACGTCGATACAGTCAGTCTGACCACCTATGATGGCGATGCGCTCACAGGCCATCTGGGGGTGAAAGATGGAAAGGAGGCCGTGTTTGGTCGCGGCACGTTGGATATGAAGGGTGGTCTGGCGGCCGGGCTCTCAGCCCTTCTCGTGGCCCGAGAGCAACGACTGGCTGGAGATGTGATAGTCGCAGCGGTagcagacgaggaagatgcttCGCAGGGCACCCAGGACGTGATTGCGGCAGGCTGGCGGGCTGATGCGGGGATCATCCTCGAGCCGACTAACATGGCCATCGCGCACGCGCACAAGGGCTTTGTGTGGGTAGAAGTGGAGATCTTGGGCCGAGCGGCCCACGGGTCCCAGCCAGCCGATGGAGTGGACGCCATCTTGAACATGGGGCACCTGCTCCAGGCATTGCGTGAGTATCAGACGCAACTGCCCATTGACCCGGTGCTAGGACCGGGGTCACTGCACTGTGGAGTCATCcagggcggagaagaagtctcCTCGTACCCTGCCAGCTGCACACTGACTCTGGAATACCGCACTGTGCCGGTGCAGACCAATGAGATGATCCTGGCTGAGCTGGGTGCCATCCTAAAGCGACTAAGTGACGAGCATTTCGACTTCCAGTATCGAGAGCCGCGCATCACGCTTTGGCGCCCCAGCCAGCATGTTCCCAAGGATCATCCGGTGGTGCAGCAATTGGTCCAGCTGGGCACCGAGGTTGTCGGACAACCTCCCCGGGTCCAAAGTGCTCCGTTCTGGTGTGATGCCGCATTACTCACTGAGGCAGGGACCCCAAGTGTGGTGTTTGGCCCATCGGGGGCAGGCTTGCACTCGCGCGAAGAAtgggtggaggtggacagTATGCGCGAGCTGCGGGAGATTCTGGGGCAGTTTATCCAGCAATTCTGTAAATAGATCGAGACAACATGATCAGATATCATGTACCTATGAAGGAGATGATACAGAGAATAAAAGAATAGACCTGAAAACCCTTGAGCaattgttgttgatgatatgATCAATTCACGTTACGAACATCGGCAAAGTTGATGGAGATTAGTAACCAGTTAAATCCTCAGGCCAATCACCGGCTGAATTCGCCGACTTTCTCCCTAATATGAAAGGCGGTGAAACAAGCGACCCTCTTCTGTCCCCGCCTTCCCCCATGTAgcctctttcccttcttctccatcttctccttcatcttctcctcttcctttttatGTGTAacttccctcctctcttgTCTTGTGGACTGCCTTCTATGCCTTCACTATGACATTCCCCATAGTCCATTCTCCTTAAATTGTTCTTCAGGTGGCTTGTCCCTAGCTTACCTCCCTTCCCACGTCATGGCCAACTCCTCCGACGCTCCCCCGCCATCCACCGACGACGACCACTGGGCGCAATGGCTGCCCTCCGTCTACCCAGATGCCCTCCCGGGCGTGGTAGACGCGGAGGCTCTCTCATCTATGACTCCTCAGTTGCAGGATGACTGGGGCTCACTGGAGATGCTTTCCAGCGAAACCCTTTGGTCGACGCAGCCGGattccaccaacaacacaacGATCATCCCCCCGCCCGATGACTTTGTCAATGTCTCTCAGTGGCTCGCTGGCGCATATCGTCCCCCTGTCCCCTGCATGTACTGTCAACAGCACCGACTGCAGTGCCTCATCATTCGCACCACCCAGGCCAATCCGAACCCCGTCACATCCTGTTCCAGTTGCGTCGCCCTCTTCCGTGAATGCAGCCTCGCCCGCGGCGAGAAGCGCCATCCTGCCGGCTTCGAAACCGTCTTTCCCGTGTTCAATCATATGCATGGCGTCACCGAGTGgaccgaggaggagctgTTTCCTGCTCCACATGCATTACCGGTGTCGGATACACAGAATGGCCAGGCGCAATCGTCGTATgaccaggaaagaaaggaagaggacggaCAGCACAGGCCACGGTTTTCCCGAAAAGGTGCCAAAGTATTGCGGGATTGGCTTTATCGGAACCAGCATGCTCCGTATCCCACAGACGAACAGAAGGCAGCATTTGCCCAGCAGACCGGCCTCACCGAGAAGCAGATCTCCACCTGGTTTGCCAATGCCCGACGGCGCCATCGTATGGCCCACCGCACCTCCCGACCGAGTCAGATCTTCCGCAGCGGCTCCCCAATGCCCACTTCCCGATCGCCGGCCCTGACTCCAATGGAACGCTGGCAGCGATCACCACCAGACCAAGAACCCGTATCAGAGTCGGCTATTCAGCAAGCTATTGCCGCCGCCGGCACTGATGCCGCCTGGGATTACCCCAGCACCCCTGGCGGCGCGAGTCCCGGTTCTCGCCACTTCGCATCCTCCATTTCGAGTATCGACAGTGAACCGTCGCAGGCGTCGTCCGGGAGCTTCTCATCCGCCTGGAGTCATCAGTCCGAGAGCTTTCTGCCGTTCCCCCTGTCGGATGGGTGGCCGCGATCCCATTCCCGTCGCAGACGGCCCAGGCGCCAGTCGGCCGCGGGGAGCCCATATCAGTGTACTTTCTGTGTGGATATGTTCAAGAAAAAGCATGATTGGGTCCGTCACGAAAAGAGTGTACACCTGTCGTTGGAATCCTGGATATGTAGCGTGGGATCGGGCGCTCTAGATCTGGTTGGCTCGGAGGTATTACAATGCGATTTCTGCGGAGCCTCTCCACTTACCGAATCTCATTTCTCGACCCATGAGTTCGACGTGTGCGCGGATCGCCCGCTATCAGAACGTTCCTTCCGGCGTAAAGACCATTTGATCCAGCACTTTCGCAAGTTTCATCACTGTACCACGGTCCCTGCCTTACGTGTGGAGGCTTGTCGCGTCGTGACGAATGATGTGCAAAGCCGCTGTGGATTTTGTCAGCAAATCTTGTCGACGTGGGCAGCACGCGCGGATCATTTGGCAGAGCACTTCAAGAACGGACAGCGCATGGCGGACTGGTCGGGTGATTGGGGGCTGGACCCCTTGTACCAGGCCATGTTGCGGGATGCTGTCCTGCCCGCGGATCGGTCTGTATACGTTGAAGGGGGTTCTTGACCGTCGCAGATACCATATTCCAGGTATCGTAAGCATATAAACAACGTCTGCCAGTGGGCAGGTGGTTTTAGACATCTGAGGGTCGGATAGAGTTGCTCTTCAAATTATTGACTCTTCGACAAGGGCTGAGGTTGGCCGTCTCCTTTGAAACTCCTAACCAGATGACTATACCCAGGCCGACCACGTGCGCGACTGCCAAACCATCTATATCAAGCCTCCAGTGGTCTTGCCCCGGCGTGAAGATACGATCCGAGGTCTACTTGGGACGGAGCTGCATCCGAGCCTTACATGTGCAGGAGCACTAGTCTGGAACTTGCTCTCGACTGCCAATGCGTCGGATACTATGAAGAGATCAGCTTGCTGCACGTTCGCGGCATGTCTTGATCAACCTGTCGCGCCACTGATGCCGGCCAAAAACTTGTGTACGCTTTTGGTCTTGGTCTGAAGATATTCTAGCGTAGAGCCGGACCGTGGAGGACGTAGAAAGTATCGCATTATGGAGCTGTAAGAGCCGTGTGATAGTTTATGTATAGTACACTATCTCGATTATGGTCCAAGCGGAGCGACTATATAATAGACAATTCCTTAATGGCTGGCAGGTGGACTGCTACtatctctttttttcgtAATAGCACTAGCATACTCTATTTGAAGAGATATGGTATTTCCGACCGCTGAATTCTCATGTGGGTGGAACGAAAATACTGCGCTTCTTACCAACAATGTCTCTTGGCAGGCATCATGTATGCAAATTCGACTTGGCAGCAAGACCAAACGCCAGCTTCGATAGACTTGGTCGTTCAAAATAGCCCTGAAGTATATACAAGTGTGGTCTAACATTGAAATAATATGGATAGTACTACACAGAGACACTGCTGAACTGTTGATTCAGAGTTGTTTGGAGTTCTGTTTGTGgtcattactactactagtatcgACCGTTAGGGtaggaaaatatatataagtacttAATGTTTGGCACAGTCGTGCTATTTCTCTTCGCACGCTCGTCTGGCAACTACTTAGTATAGACCGACACTACGTACACTCAGCAGCAACTTTATTTCTCacaagaatataaatatgcCGGTACTTCGCCACTACTCCAAGCTTCATCGGTGTAGTGCGCACAATAAATAGGGTAACACAGCAGTGATGGTTTCCGGTCGGGTAATCATTTTCCCGGGCTATGCGGAGGGACGGAGCTACGCGCTGGCTACTAGTTGTGACCTTAACTCCAAGCAGCCTGGTGACCCACAACAGACGGAGGCCAGACTTTCAGATCTATTGACACATCATCCACAGCATCATTCATCCCAGCCATCCAGGCAAAATCTTCGTATATACATTTGTCTACTGGAAGAATATATCACACTAAGGGGCACCCCAAGGGCCCAACGGGCAGGGGGGTATGCTTTTGTACAGAACcatgaggagaagaggtaTCGTGCAAGAGTCGTCATCATGAAATCCGCATCACTTTCTTCAGCCCGCGCAGGGACACGGGCTTGACCAAATActcatccacccccgccGACAGCGCTTGTTGCTGGCGGTCTGCCGACCCCAAGCCCGTCACGGCGATGATACGCGAGGGAATGAGGCCGTTCTTCTTTTCGTATCGTCGGATGTGGTCCGTCGCGACGATGCCGTCCATCACGGGCATCGAAATATCTGTCGCATATGGTCAGTTGCAGTCCGGGTGCCGAGACACGGAGAGATGTCTTACCCATCAAGATGAGATCGTGGCGCCGAGTGGCTTCCTTGTACGTGTTCAGGGCGAGTAGTCCGTTGGAGGCAGTGTCATAGCTGCAACCAATCTTCCGAATGAACGTTGCCAGAATCTATGAACCAGGATTAGTCATGGCATGCAAGAACGTTGGCAGGATTCTCGACAAACCTTTAGATTGATGTCGTTGTCATCTACAATGAGAACATGTATGTCCTTGGGAGCTTTactgggaggatgagaatgcgCAGGCTCCAGCGGCGTACAAGGGGAGGCGAAATCGATGGCCGAATCTGGGGCACTCGGCGGCGTCAGACTAGGCGACGCGGACAGGGAGGGCTGCAGTGGCATCGGTGCCGGCCGCGACGGCGGGCGATTGAGCGCAGCCTCACGTGCTAGAGTCTGCACCCGCCGGATAGCGTCGTCAAATTTCTGGGGGCCGAATCTATTCTACTGTTAGTCTGGACAGATCACGAAAGGGTGTTATTAAGGTCGACCTACGGCTGAGATACCCGAACAACATTTGGAGCCAGCGCCTCAATTTGCGGCAGTGGCTTGTTGCTATCCAGTACGATGAAGTATTTGAACCCGCGCTGCACCATCGAGTCAAGGGGAGATGGTTTGTCTGGCGTAGGGTGCAGATCACCCTGTTCAACCACGGCCACGTCGCCCTGCGCACGATCCAAGGATTCGGCCAGTGACAGCGTCCAGCCTGGTTGCTGAACGAGTACAGAAGTCAGCGAGCTCCGAATGGCCAGCTTGCGTTTGGCTTCGGCCGGCAGGATGCCCGTGGGGATCTCCCGCGGATTGGGATAACCGTCAAATCCAATCAGGCAGGCTGCCATAGGCGGCAACGGCGTGGCGAGTTCGTCCGGGCTGCCGCGACGGGATGCCTGCGCCGCGCTAGGATGCACGGGGATATAGATGTCAACCTGTGTGCCCACGCCGACTTCGCTGCGTACGTCGATGTGGCCTTCTAACGAGGCAACCAGCTGGCGCACAATGCTGAATCCCAGCCCAAGACCCTCCGATAAAGCGTCTTCCTGCGtgaaaggagagaagagctTGTGTCGGAGGAAGTCTGGACTGATACCCGAACCCGTATCAGTGACCGACAGATGCGCCAAAACTGTGTGTGGGTTGGACTCGCGGCGGGCCTTGGAGAGCGACACCTCGACAAAACCTGCCTTGGTCCACTTCAACGAATTGCCCAGCAGGTTCATCACGATGCGTCGCCAGGCACCAGCTACCGACTGTATCCTCCACGTGCTCCGCTCCTGTACACGCACCACGACCGTGAGTTCCCCATCCGGCCGCGTAGAGGTCGGCTGCGCTGGGCGTCCCGTCAAGGGAGCCACCGCTTGGGCCAATCGCTGGCCCGTGTACTGAACATCCGTGACTTCTTCGATGAGGTCGTCGAGGTCGAACACGGTTAGAAGATTCGTCACGCTGGGTTTGGACTGGTCGGGGCTGGCCTCCTCAGTCGTCGTCAAGTTGTTGATCTTGGCGAAGTCCAAGCTGTTTGTAATTTAGCAGGGGGTAGTGTGGTAATTCATAAACCGGGCTAGACACTTACAGGTGGTTCAAGGTGTCCAGCAGAGTCAATCCACAGCTCTTGACCATATTCATCCAATGCGCCTGACTCGAATGCAGCGGGGTTGTCTGCAGCAGTTCTGCGCTGGCCAGGATGCCATGCAGTGGCGACCGCAGCTCATGGCTAACGGAGGAGATGAAATCCGACTTGGACTGCTGGGTGCTGGCCCAATCCACGCGGGCCAcctcggagatgatggagtcTCCGAACACTTTAAAGTA includes the following:
- a CDS encoding uncharacterized protein (COG:E;~EggNog:ENOG410PHTK;~InterPro:IPR002933,IPR001926,IPR036052,IPR011650, IPR036264;~MEROPS:MER0003798;~PFAM:PF00291,PF01546,PF07687;~go_function: GO:0016787 - hydrolase activity [Evidence IEA]), which gives rise to MEWHHPVSGIDENSKRNLIIMSTFRRPIYVNPSSSTTTSAASPGALAFHQQFPGYAPSPLVPLPAVAEELGVRAVYLKQESNRFGLPSFKVLGASWAIYQAIRSFVQLPEGTPLGTLIERVRAQSAPITLLAATEGNHGRAVARIARQMSLQCHIYVPCTMHAYTQEKIRSEGAEVKVVDGDYDHAVETAATAANQMSQGILVQDTALEGYEEIPAWVVEGYATLLQEADAQLHALGLQNSLVVAPVGVGSFAEAVATYYKSRDTPATVVAVEPDTAPSLTHSLQQGHPSSVTTSPSIMAGMNCGTVSSAAWPLLRQLVDVSLTISDWESHCAVQDLAAQSIDSGPCGAASLAAIRRLKAEASPTSTFFSPDSVILLLSTEGSRPYEVPMDVSVDDPVALTQVLTRINSSNLTLSKTQGAGETAITNYLCAWFAHRAIEHHRIETAPGRPSVVGIIRGSGGGASVMLNGHVDTVSLTTYDGDALTGHLGVKDGKEAVFGRGTLDMKGGLAAGLSALLVAREQRLAGDVIVAAVADEEDASQGTQDVIAAGWRADAGIILEPTNMAIAHAHKGFVWVEVEILGRAAHGSQPADGVDAILNMGHLLQALREYQTQLPIDPVLGPGSLHCGVIQGGEEVSSYPASCTLTLEYRTVPVQTNEMILAELGAILKRLSDEHFDFQYREPRITLWRPSQHVPKDHPVVQQLVQLGTEVVGQPPRVQSAPFWCDAALLTEAGTPSVVFGPSGAGLHSREEWVEVDSMRELREILGQFIQQFCK
- a CDS encoding uncharacterized protein (COG:S;~EggNog:ENOG410PVKC;~InterPro:IPR036291,IPR001509;~PFAM:PF01370;~go_function: GO:0003824 - catalytic activity [Evidence IEA]) gives rise to the protein MTTNHSHNILITGASGYLGGTLLSRWQTAQLPSHGTLYALVRTEQQSQAVQQYGATPLYMGLNDDQNIIQTIVDHEISIIYFLIDAASARTQVPMIQALGQVRERTGKPVHFLHTSGAKLFSSHAGHPTDRAFSDADPGLYEMQRTAKPSHPWLGPALEANNTVIATAEANGVRSYIFIPCVVYGPGEGFGNRISIQTVAIVKAALKAKRVYRVDSGRPVWPVAHIQDTVGLYLDLLRKMLLEETLDSGRQGYYLAASGTVAWDDLYSAMAQRLAERGVIEDATVGDANDAVLEEIGEALSRPKDFVPVELGGGCVLDAQHGRQFGWRPRYSPEHALTTAKDEVDWILEHLDRS
- a CDS encoding homeobox domain-containing protein (COG:K;~EggNog:ENOG410PUGU;~InterPro:IPR008422,IPR001356,IPR009057,IPR017970, IPR013087;~PFAM:PF00046,PF05920;~go_function: GO:0000981 - DNA-binding transcription factor activity, RNA polymerase II-specific [Evidence IEA];~go_function: GO:0003677 - DNA binding [Evidence IEA];~go_process: GO:0006355 - regulation of transcription, DNA-templated [Evidence IEA]) translates to MANSSDAPPPSTDDDHWAQWLPSVYPDALPGVVDAEALSSMTPQLQDDWGSLEMLSSETLWSTQPDSTNNTTIIPPPDDFVNVSQWLAGAYRPPVPCMYCQQHRLQCLIIRTTQANPNPVTSCSSCVALFRECSLARGEKRHPAGFETVFPVFNHMHGVTEWTEEELFPAPHALPVSDTQNGQAQSSYDQERKEEDGQHRPRFSRKGAKVLRDWLYRNQHAPYPTDEQKAAFAQQTGLTEKQISTWFANARRRHRMAHRTSRPSQIFRSGSPMPTSRSPALTPMERWQRSPPDQEPVSESAIQQAIAAAGTDAAWDYPSTPGGASPGSRHFASSISSIDSEPSQASSGSFSSAWSHQSESFLPFPLSDGWPRSHSRRRRPRRQSAAGSPYQCTFCVDMFKKKHDWVRHEKSVHLSLESWICSVGSGALDLVGSEVLQCDFCGASPLTESHFSTHEFDVCADRPLSERSFRRKDHLIQHFRKFHHCTTVPALRVEACRVVTNDVQSRCGFCQQILSTWAARADHLAEHFKNGQRMADWSGDWGLDPLYQAMLRDAVLPADRSVYVEGGS
- a CDS encoding M20 family metallo-hydrolase (COG:E;~EggNog:ENOG410PHDU;~InterPro:IPR002933,IPR010158,IPR011650,IPR036264;~MEROPS:MER0026469;~PFAM:PF01546,PF07687;~go_function: GO:0016787 - hydrolase activity [Evidence IEA];~go_function: GO:0016813 - hydrolase activity, acting on carbon-nitrogen (but not peptide) bonds, in linear amidines [Evidence IEA]), which translates into the protein MFGRTLTRQLSRPASRRWLSTASGSGLRINSDRLMETLHQTCEWGAAHRYGEGPTETGMARLCLTEDDAKVRRWLREEVEKLDCTVTVDQMGNMFARQRGSLGSPAPMTAMGSHLDTQPRGGRYDGILGVLAALEVLRTMKENGFRTNFDIGLVNWTNEEGARFPKSMCSSGVWAGEIPLEKTWGLTDIFNPAVTLRSELERHGFLGSVACSHDPATGYPLGAHFELHIEQGPILEEAGKSVGVVRGAQGYRWFTITVGGRDAHTGTTPLAARRDPVLAASKMIVASNAIAKRHGGLASTGVMKLPRSSSTNTVASEVTFTLDIRHPQDAVVHAVQDECLQAFAEIAQEDGKGVSLDWTLDTDSAAVKFDEHCITAIQDAATQLVGKDQWMQLTSGAGHDSVYTSRHCPTAMIFVPCKEGVSHHPEEYCSPSHCALGTQTLLEAVVNYDRMRGDLSKA